The sequence tcAGGGGTGtaatttaaaatctgtaaatcaTAAGAATTGTGAATTTTAATCATGAAGAATTGTGAATTTTAATCATGAAAGTTGCAACAATTTTAACTGTGGAACTTCAAAACTATATACATTTCAATGGTCAAATGTAGCtactacataatttttaatttttaatcgttaagtctaaaactcaaataattttttattatgaatgaaattcttaattttgtataaataaacgtAAAATATTCACTTTCAcgttttgaaagcttttaaggaaATCTAGATAAGTTTTGCAAAGTTCcagtttgaaataatataatgttGAAAGTTGcaagtcaaatattaaaaaaaaattttttattcagttttgaaaaatttaataatagagaaatggatttttaaagatttaaaaacattgtgATCTTATTGTATAACAAAATACACAGCTTAAAGATTCATCCAGCTTTAAactaaacaattatgtttttcataaaaaataaaaaacttattaactaaacaaagattaaagaaacagaATAACTGTAAACTGCaaacgaaatatattttcagaaGAATGACCTCATCGGTTCGAGTAGAGAATACCCGTTGTAGTAGGACTCGTCAGTAGAGACAGTAGGACTCGTCGGCTCGGGATGGACCGGGTCTCCATTTTTAGCCTCGCAGGTAGcagaaacaaagtttttgaacTATATCTCATAGCAGTGACGTATCTCAGAATTTTTGGATCTCTAATGTCTTGTTGTGCGGAAGAGGGATGcgaaattggagcattggttgtaggaatgtgaagaggtggaaaggagggggataagcatggagatatttttgcatgaaaggggcgacaaaagggcagtagcatgggtgaagggggtgttgggtaagatagagaagaagaggaGGAAGGAGAAACAGggatggagaaggaaagattgtaaataggagaggaagtagatgcaagagaaatgtaaatattgtaaatagtagttaagtattaggggttagccgcggagacagaggctggtaatgcgaggcatagcgacaaaagaacGAATATGAACTGCATCGTTCCCAAATGCAAATCTTGAAAAGTGCAAGCccatttgtttcaacaaaatattaaagtagGTGAAAATGGGTAAAAGCAGTATGCAGTCCCCAACTGGTGGGACTTTCCTATGAGGAAATTCGCAGAAGGAAGTTTCGCGTTTGCTACctttattttccagaaaattcctGGATAACGACTTTCAGCAGACCTCGACTTCACGAAACTGCTTTTCCGTCACTTTTATTGccaaatgaagcaattttaaaaggtctTACAGCACAAGATGCCCCTCTTCGTGATTTTACATCTGAAATGTGCACAGTGTCTCTAGAATTATCTCGagcgaaaaataaatgtgtcaacAGTTCATCAGTAGCAGTTGAAATCAGAAAAAGCTCTTTAAATACCACTAGTGGTGGACCTACTCCGAAAAGAAGGGTAAATATTTGTCAGCAAAATTTTCTGCAGCATTCAACGCTAAAGCGGTTCAAATTTTCGGAGTTCGCTAATTCGAAGAAGACTACTGGAAAACGGTTATGAATACAGTATCTGAGGGTACGATGCAAATAAAACCTAAGAAAAGGTTATTCGAGAACGGTCCGAGAGGGACAAGTGAAACGAGCGcactcgtttaaaaaaaaatccgcgcagtgaaaaaaactgaaatgttgCCAACAGCGAAGAATCCACAAAATCTTTCGGAAACGTGTGTCTTGGATACCATGGAGAAGAAGAAGGAACATACACCAAAATTTAAACGTATGAAGCTTCCTGGTGGTACAGAATCCGCTGTGCAAGCTAGAAAGCGTAGAAGATTGCTTGCAAGAAAAAGTCAAGTAGTAGATTTGTCGCTAAAAGCTTAGAAAGTGTACGAAGAAGCTTTGGTACTACGAAATAAATTACGAGCTGCCAATAATAAGTTAAATAGGTATGTCATGGAAAAAAGGTGGATGCaaagagaaatattttcattaaaaaataagatgCATTTACTGGAAAGTGAATGTATTGATAAACACTCTTAATCAGTCCATTAACAATGTTAGTAATATTGAAAACAATATTGACAATATTGAGCAGTATTGATAAAAATACTGCGTTGatatcaaatgaaattttgtattaccGATTTCCATAGctttttataattaatgtttgTACAATCGCGATTCTTCTCAATGCTATGAATTTGTGAATATCTCCAAAAATTTCAGTTCAGCCCTATAGGTATTTGTATCCTTTATTATACATACGTGTTCCTATATATCTACTATGATGTGTGTTATTTAATTGAATGTTATTTATTAGGGTTATTGTTTTAAAgctttatttcaattttcctgAAGCTTTCTTCGTTCAGATTACACTCTCGTACTCgtttattgaatttttcctagtacaattttaaactctgcatttttcaggtaaaaaaaattaattaggacCGAAATAATGATTGAAGATTAAAGATCattttgtatatacattttttattttatctattaatAATTAGATAAAAGTAGATCTACTTAAATTGACTCTATTTTAAGAATAAACTTTGGCACTTTTTTCTCTGGCACTCGttgattgtattttttatagtaaaatattaaactctgacttttgcagaatttaaaaaaaaaattaaagaccgAAACAATAATTGAAGATTAAAGGTCATTTTGTATTCACGTTTTTGATTTTATCTGATTTCAATCACATAAAATTAGACCTATTTCAATTGACTGTTTGTTTAAGTTTCGCTCACGCACTCGTGGATTATATTATTTATAGTGAAATATTAAACTGACTTTTTTcagattgaaagaaatttatttatcaaaataataactgAACATTACCAGTCATTTTTGTTTCCAACTTTTGTTATTTTATCTAATTTGATTCACTCTTTTTCCAGTTTATGCTCTGGCACTCGTTGATTCTACTTTTTACAGCAAAATATTAAAGTCTGAATtgtccagatttaaaaaaaaataattaaagaccgAAATAACATTTGCAGATTAAATTgcattttgtatataatttttttattttatctaattttattttaattgtacattaaataaagctttaaaaaatcatactattATTTATACTTTTACTTTGTAAAAGGTCGGCGGCCTGAAAGCATATCCGAAAAGTTATACACAACATTATAGATGTTTTAGTATGCATTTTAtagttaattgaattttattttatttattgattacgAACAAGTATCTATCCGATATAAGACGGTTATAATTACTGTATTACATTTGTCATAATCAGACAGTAACTGTAAACgtttatacatttattattgGATTCTTTGTGTATTTATTATTGTATAGAATTATCATTTTATCACAGGGGAAGTCTGAAGAAAGGTGCGTCAAAAATTTGATCTTCATTCAAGAATTTTAGCAGTCTTTCTGAACCCCAACGAAGCATGGTAGAAATGCAGCTaagaaatgtaaataaaagtGTTTATGGTAGGAGAttcacaaataaagaaaaaaatctcgcTCTTTCTTTTTACAAACAATCACCAGCACTCTATCTTTTAATGAAATCATTATTGATACTTTCTTCTGTAACATGTGTCAAGCGACAATTATCTAAAATCGAATTAGACACTGGGATAAACTCAAATGTCGCTGAAGTTTTACGAGCAGCAGCAGAAGAAATGCAGGACGATAAAGAAAATACTTTGGTACTCATGTGGGACGAAGCCTTTTTATCCAGTCATATTTGGTACGACATGAATAAAGACAAGATTATGGGTTTCGAGGACTTTGGAAACAAGAGGACGAGCTTCTTCACAGATCACATTCTTACGTTTATGATTTGAGGACTCCGGAAGaatgtaaaatttccaatttcttactacgagggtggatcaaatataaaccgtaattttacaaatacttttctcagccaatcgcaagcactctcacagtataggttcttgtaatgtagcgtattaggagtgggtaaaacgcttggtgagctgtttgactcagtcaattcgtcagtacagctatgagtgagcaacaggttccagcgtccgttgcacaacgggttataataaagtttttaactaaagaaggcgttaaaccgtctgaaattttgactcgattgaaggatcagtatggggatgatactatgtctaaaactcaagtgtttgattgggccaaacagtttaagagtggacgagaaagtgtggaaaatgtgagtcataatcgacgtccaagatcaagtgtctctggcgataacattggtgcagttcgtgaccttattgaaagtgacaggcggttcactattcatgaaatcgctttacaggtgagCATTAGCTGTGGAAGCGCTCAAacattcattaaaaatcatcttggtttaaaaaaaatctgtgcccgatgggacCCCCAGTttttgaacgaagatcaaaaaaacatccgactgcgaatcagtaagagacatctgaatcgatttcagcgggagggagagacttttttgaagcatatcgtgacatgtNNNNNNNNNNNNNNNNNNNNNNNNNNNNNNNNNNNNNNNNNNNNNNNNNNNNNNNNNNNNNNNNNNNNNNNNNNNNNNNNNNNNNNNNNNNNNNNNNNNNtcttcatgacaatgccaggccacatacggcgggtgaaacgaaacaaaaactggaggatatgcattgggaaacccttgagcatcctcaaTACAGCCCAGATTtatcaccctgtgactatcatttgtttgcgcccatgaaaggtgcacttggaggattgcgatttgacaacgatcaagatgttgaggaattcgtgcgcaattggttgatgactcgacctcaaagtttctacgagcaaggaattaacaagcttccaaatcgctggaaaaaatgtgtagagcgtgaaggagactatgtagaaaaataatcaatagtatttttgtattgttttataaataaatattaaaaaagaattccggttaatgtgtgattcaccctcgtatttcTGCAATGCGCAAAGCAAATCCGAACAGCTAATGGCGTGCATTAAAGAAAATGTAAGGTTGCTTCGAGATTGTGGCTTCGATGTTCTCGTTATTGTCTGCGATCAAAGAACATCCAACGTCAAAACTTTAAAGGGATACTCTTTGATACTCCGCATTTGGATAAATGTGATAgaaaaaatttgctcaataaaCATTTGGAATTGAACTACAGAGATGCTGAAAAGGATgtcactttaaaaagaaaattcgtcAAATTTGAGCATTACGAGAAAGCTTATGACATGGACGTCCGTAGTAACATGCTGTATCATACATTGCCTAAGTTAACGGAATATCACGTGAagatgggaaaaattagaaaaatgaaaagtgaCAATTCCAGACAAGTTCTAAGTCGTTCGATGACCAACTTTATGGACAGAGCagtgttttttaaagtaaaattattgtggaattttaatcttgtaaagagagtcacttttttaaatttctgaccaTTTCTTTATTAGAATTAATCCCCTTcgtttttatgttttttactaTTCTacattacaaatgaaaaatattttaaacgttttagtTTTTGATCTTAGAATTATTAAGTTCGAATAGaatgttcaaaactttaatatttaatgttaaatctcttaaaactgtacgcttttgaattgaaaacgcttgcgatcaaaattaaaaattttagtttaaaggtcctaatgttaatataattttaatgtttaaactagAAATATATCAACCCTGTTTTCCTTTATTGTAGAGACTCTTGAGATGGAGGATGGAACTTTTCTCCAACTGGAAGATGAAGTTATGAACTCCGCACATTACGCACACTTTTTGGATGATAGCTTCGATTCTTGCAATGCACGGACTGAAGAGGAGAAAAAAGACAAGCCTTTGACAAAGCGAGTGGACGATAACAGTGGTCACCTTCAATTCTGGTcggaagcaattaaaaaaatacgaaacatGCGCTACGTATCCATGGGTACCTTTGAACCATTTCCAAATCCGCCATCGTTAAACAACTGGATATATAATCTTCATTAGATGAAGGACTTATGGAACAGTGTAAAAACTAAAGGTTTTCCTTATTTAAAACCCGGTTACGTACATCAAGATccagcagaaaatttttttgaatccatGCGAAGCCATGGGCAACGGTACACCACTCCAACCAGCATGCAAGCTGAGGGATTATTTAAATCTCTGATGGTCAACAATTTAGCATCCTCATATTCCAATAGATCCAACTGCCGAGATGATAACGGAATGACGTTGATCTCATTAAAGGTGTTAAACTCTGCTGTTAATAAAGGCACGGAGAAATCCGGCACGAGATTACACAAATTTAATGAGCCAGATCATCCTGTCCAAACTCAGCAACAAAGTAAATCATCTTTGGGATTCATAAGCAGAATTCAATCAGCTGGTCGTTTTGCGAGGACAATCCACTCGCAGATGCcagtaataaaaaaatgcgtTGAATGCAAGAATAATTTCTTCTGCGATGATCCACGACAAAATGAATATGTTTCCCTGCTAAAAAGCCACAAATGTGATGCGATAAAAATTGCAGCCGCGGATCCCTTTGAGCGTGGATTTATTCAAGGAGTAAATTCAGTAAACAGACAATTATCACGATCAAGTTGGCGTCCTTATCTGCGATATCGATTCGTCCGATTCCTCAGAGAGCACGGAAAACTTGATTTGGAATGGGTGAAATGCAATGAGCACCGCCACCCTAAAAAAGTATCTGGGTACTAAAGAAAGAAAGGCCGGCGTGCGGAAGCAGTAGGTTTTCTCTGTTGtgcacttatttttaaatatcgaattAAGGGTAGTTCGACCATCCTCATAACCACATGAAACGAGAtgtagaattgaaaatttcggcaaataatgaaataaagtaaaaaacatttttctagcttaaaattgttataattacaaataaaaatttttgattaacaatttttttctatttattaacatttttgtgtAGGAAAACGTTCCTTAGTTTCTTATATTTAATTgctcaaaatttcaactaaatatcgCATTTCATGTGGAAGTGacactaaagaaaaaaatattgcaacgaTAAGGATCGGATCGTACTATCCGTGATTTACGtgaatattttgacattaatagatATCAATCGTGTGTGTTGCAGGAAACAAAATAAAGAATCCTCGATGAGGACATGATTCTTTAAACTACTTTCCAACNNNNNNNNNNNNNNNNNNNNNNNNNNNNNNNNNNNNNNNNNNNNNNNNNNNNNNNNNNNNNNNNNNNNNNNNNNNNNNNNNNNNNNNNNNNNNNNNNNNNGGGCGAAtaagttttaaagatattttacagatttcacaGTATTGTGTAATAGTTCcgaggatttgaatgatttcgaaGGATTCTAAAGGTCTCAAGGTCTTATAAaacattttccagaatttcaggaaatataataatagaatttcatggaattttataatattttaatggattttaaagaatttatttataagaagcgagtgaggtttaaaaaaagtttctgcttaattcatattgaaatctttgaaactcaccttaaattcttaggaattccgtcaaattcttttaaattttctttaatttttctaaactcactTCAAACTTACTCAGTTCaatcgattttttcatattttctaattttctttaataccaataattttcttggttactTCAGCTTGATTTTGTTACGTTTcctttaaattcatctaaattatctcagattttactaaaataaatggattatttcttttaaaaattcaataatatatttcaattttttgtcattagtctcttttttcttataaattagtAGAATAGCAtagatttgaacaaataaaaaattattcgtttgaaTGCACCCCGAATTCTGAttcatttatcctgaattcttttaaattctttggaattttattgcatttttttaatttacttaaattcttctaaattcaattcattctgttcaatttaatggatttattttaatttcctaaaagatTCTATATAATAGGGAAGGAACGGGTGCCATAGGCGTCCGCAACGCCCCTTCATCCACAATGCGAGTGGCCGAGAGCTCCGGGTCAATAGCTAGCCGGCTGACTCTCTCCTGGCAAGTGCACCATTTTCCGTCGCCGCTTAGCTGCCCTCCAAGATTCCCTACAGACCGATCCTCACCTTGAAGATTATCGCTCTTCCTCATCCTCCACCTCTACCAGTCCTAAGGCAATTGTCTGCTCGATAGTCTTCGTCACTCCAAATTTCATTTGTGCCGCCCTGCATCCTTCTTTTCCGCCGTGTCGGGCCGCCTAGACCAGTCCAGAGGCTACGACACTCCGGAAACTCCGGCTGAACCGTCAACTGGCCATTAGAGGGAGCCCTCTATCTTCGGGTACGAGTTGGCTCCCTACGCGTTGCTGACCGTTAGATGGGGCTTTGGTTTCGCCAGGAACCGGCTTCTCACCAGAGGACCCCGTCACCCATGGATGGACGGCAGGCGTGGAAGTACCTGCTGACTTCAAAGGGCGCACTCGGGTGCCACAGTAACCTTCGACCAGCCGCCGAAACAGAACACATACAATAAGCCAGCTTGAACAATACCTGCAGCGGAATAACACGAAACCACCCGTACGCGCGCCGCTCCCAACTCACTCAGCCGAATGAAGACGCCTCCGGCCCGCAGGGTCGTGACCTTGGGTCATCTGTTATCAAGGGACTACGGTGTTTAAGTAGCCTCTGCCTGGAGGCACGAACGGCTCTCCACCCTAAAAACTCCAATCCAGTCACGGCATCTTAGATCAAGTCGGAAACGTTCCAGCTCACACACCCGGCTTGTATCAAAATATCACATTgctttttgactcaggtatgttttaatataaatttttctgtttctttaAACCAATATGCTTTTTAATCAGAAAGcctaattcttgtaaatttcaaATCTGTGCTTTTAATTTCTGTaagaaataatcataaattataataatggGAAATAAACTAGAGTTAGACATTTGAAAAAACTCTGGGTCAATtctcattattataattaatgattgttttaattcagaaatgagACAGAAATGaaacagagagaaatagagtcacaatgcattagaaatatcagttgatagaaataTGGCGCcacctactcgcccgtatacccgtgatgNNNNNNNNNNNNNNNNNNNNNNNNNNNNNNNNNNNNNNNNNNNNNNNNNNNNNNNNNNNNNNNNNNNNNNNNNNNNNNNNNNNNNNNNNNNNNNNNNNNNTAACGA is a genomic window of Belonocnema kinseyi isolate 2016_QV_RU_SX_M_011 chromosome 8, B_treatae_v1, whole genome shotgun sequence containing:
- the LOC117178359 gene encoding uncharacterized protein LOC117178359, whose amino-acid sequence is MVEMQLRNVNKSVYGRRFTNKEKNLALSFYKQSPALYLLMKSLLILSSVTCVKRQLSKIELDTGINSNVAEVLRAAAEEMQDDKENTLVLMWDEAFLSSHIWYDMNKDKIMGFEDFGNKRTSFFTDHILTFMI
- the LOC117178988 gene encoding uncharacterized protein LOC117178988; protein product: MKDLWNSVKTKGFPYLKPGYVHQDPAENFFESMRSHGQRYTTPTSMQAEGLFKSLMVNNLASSYSNRSNCRDDNGMTLISLKVLNSAVNKGTEKSGTRLHKFNEPDHPVQTQQQSKSSLGFISRIQSAGRFARTIHSQMPVIKKCVECKNNFFCDDPRQNEYVSLLKSHKCDAIKIAAADPFERGFIQGVNSVNRQLSRSSWRPYLRYRFVRFLREHGKLDLEWVKCNEHRHPKKVSGY